The genome window ACAAATTAAATGATATTGTTACAGCGGATCAGCCTCATAATGAAAGACAGGCCATCATGTTTGACTTGCCTACATGTAGAACACACAGTCACCAGTGCTGtatgactgctgctgtgtgcagatAAAGACCTGAGAGACGGCTGCAGGAAAGGACTTCACTTGTTGCACATTATGTGTGCTAAGTGTGCTTCTAGGACTGActctgctttgctctgtgttGAAGCGAAGATGGTGTAGGCTGGACAGCTTTGTCTCTTGGGCTGGACGGGTGCTGCGTCATCCCCCTAAGTCCTCTGTTGGAGCGCTGGAGCCTGTTTGAGACGACACAACAACATGAGGTCAGTGAGGCTGAAGATGAGACATACGACACACCTCTCGTGTGACTGTGAGCTTTCTAGGTCGGATCCTGTGGTGCTGAATGGCTGTTCAGTCGTGTCTTGAGGTTTTGCTGTGAAGTGACTGTCCAAAGCCAGATTGAGCGTGACGACAAGGCTGATGGTTCCTGAGATGTGTGTTACCAGTGATTTCCTGTATGTATTAAGtgcattcatttgtgtgtgcagagtttaTTTTAGATTGTTGGTACATTTTATGGAAATGGAACAACTTCCACTTCAGCAAGAGGCAAGAGCAAAAAGAATAGCTGTCTAATCatgatgctttgtttttatgtgaaatttgcctctttttctctcgTGTGTCAGAGGTGGTGCTGACTGATCATGAAACTCCATTTGGAAActtgttatttattgtttagaACTGCTCTAAAGTGTTAGTGGCTGCGGGCAACCGTGAAGTCACTGTTTTGGTGTGAGCGCCATCTCTGGGCCAACTAGGACTACTTCAGTTCTTCCCTCAGTCCATGAGGGGGaacctcagagagagagagacagatggaaaatgaTGCATCTGAGTGTTGcggagaaaaaacacactattTTGCTGAAGTCGATTTTTCGCTGTGTGTGAGATCCTTTCCTCTTAGTGGGGTGCTCTTTCACTTCAGTGAGTCTTTAACAACCTCTCTATAATTATGTGTCTTCTGCTGATGTCTAGTGCACATCTTTACAGCACAATCACCCAGGAAGAAATACAGTTACTGGCAGGACATGAAGATGCAAATGAGCTGTGCAGTTCCACATCCTGccatgacacaaaacaaacatgacgGTTCATATTATTGAATGAAATGTGGtctaatgtcttttttttttttatcaagctTTGTattacttttaaaatgaaatgatgctttAAGCCCAGCTAAGTTTCAGTGCTCAGTAAACTTTGAAGTTCACTTCTTACGACTACGAGCTACAGACTGCGCCTATTGAGATCTGCTTTTGAGGGGTAAGTTAAAGCAAATATGAAGTTAAAAACATATCTAACTTGTCAGTGTTTGACAGAGGGATATGCAGGTCAACAAAGAGTCTGTGAGAGAGAAGCGCTGTCTTTGTTACCAGTCTTAACCATTAATGCAGCATAGTGTATATATGATCTTAACTGTGTGATAAGTTAGGTGTCATACAGTATGACTGTCCATATGTGCACAACCTGTCTGTAAGCTGCAGTACTGTCTGACCCAATATCTACAGTTAGACTTGATAATCTCATTACTAACATCATCAAACAGTGTGATGTAAGTAGTGATGATGTAAATACGGACAACTTGTAAtagaaaaatattcagattcagtgtcagtgttgtttccaATTATTTAGCTACGTATTAAAATACATCTGAGCTGCAACATCAACTCATGGTCTATCATATATACATTTACAACCTCTTCAGTGTCAGAACTAGCATTGGCATCCATTCCTTTCCTATTGCTCTCTCTTATTTTACGTTACttcagtgtgtcttttttttagatGTGGAAGCCAAATTTTCTCACTAAAACAACTGCAGAAGCCACTGTAGTGAGTATGTATGAAAATCAAGTGTCTACATAATTTCCCTACACATTCACTGGGGTCTCAAAAATTCAAAGTTGCTCTTAAAACTTCTGTGATTACTTTGTGAGCACAGAAAAAGCCTAAAGGCGCAGGAGCACAGATGCTTGTGTCGTCCATGTCCATTTGTCTCTGCTAAAAACTTTAACAGTGTtcactcctctctgtcctgctgttcaTATTAACATATGAAACAAGCCCCATGACATACTGTTGAGATGAGGTTTTCTTACACTTGGAACAACCTAGAAGTTTGGGTATCACTCAGCTTTCTATGTGCCTGCACCTGAAAGATGAGGGTTACTGGTTATATGTTATGTTAGATAATATAGACCCAGAAATGACATAAACATCACCAACAGGCTTTTAGAGTCTTAtcagttttcctttaattcatCTTTATGCTCTGTCCTAAGACAGTCAAAAACAGCACCAACATAGGGCTTAACCTGATACAAGCTTATGTTTAGAGGGCaacaccattaaaaaaaaatacaatcaaaccaaaaaataaaaatagttaaACAAACCACTGTGTAGGTAAAACAGCTTAGTTATGGCTTCTCAACTGAAGACCACTCAGGACCTTTGCCTGGTAATGTTGTGTTCTGTATAGAGCATCTgaatccacaaaaaaaaaacactctttcaaagtgtttcctgttttttagaGTAACTTTTAGCTGTAAAGTTCCCATACAGGTCAAGTgagaagaaataataaatatcagAAGCAAAATAAAGGAGTACAGTTGATATCTTTTCTTCCTTGAGGACAAAGActtgtgctgcatgtgtggttGAAAAACATTGTTCATAGAGCGACAGAAGCTTCTGATGGCATCTCTCCTCTGTGGAGATGTGGGACATATAGCCAGAAACAACACCACCCACATTAAGATAAATCTACATCTTTTGACTTTCGCTTAAGGTGGAGAGAGATCCTCTATCAGAGACTCCACTAACTGTCAGCCACATAAAAGCCCCTGTAATGTTTCAGACGCTGTGGTTTTTTGTTTCTAATGCACACAGGAGAGGTGATCCTTGCTCTTTACCAGAGAGCGCTGCTGCAGCATGCCTGTTATCTCCACTGACGATCCAAAATGGAGAACGTTTAACTGACTTCCCTCTAGTGGTACAAACTGTGAACTACACTGCATCGCAGTAGTTCCAGTTCCACAGTTTGTACCACCTTCCACTTTTCCATTAGACCTGATGACAGTTGCCAGGTGCTATTGTAGATTTTATTAGTCGAATACCTcaaaaacattgtgttttaatgagtCCCACTTCAGGAACCTCAACCTCAGAGAGAATTACAGATGATGTTATGTGGACACCGCTGTTTTTTTGCCAGTTGTCATGTCTTGAATGTCATCATATCTTGAAGCAAAACTCAGCTCATCCTGTAAACCATATCAAGGAAACTTTCCCCACTGGTCTTTATCATTTCACTGTCAGAGGACAACCGTCTGGTAATAAATCTCTTACTTTACATGGGCCAGTGCCCATATTTATCAAACTGCTGAGCGTGAAAGATTAATGTAAAAATCTTTCATATTTACTCCTAAATTTCAAACATCCGAATACCAGATATTTTGACTTAAAAATGCTCTTAAATGTAAGAAAGGTCTCTTGGGAGTCTGTTGagagatgcagacacacacgcacaccttctaagacacattttaaaatgtaaaatgccaTATAGGtaatatgtataatatgtaaTGTGAAGCAAAACGTCTACGTCAGAATAGGCTACTTTTAAGCATCATTGCTTTCTGGTAAACTTATATCCAAATGCACATTTGACAGGATGTTGCATcactttttgtttccatttgatCACATGGGACAGTGAGGGGCTTGCTGGGTCGCTTCATAAATCTGTCTTATTGCTCCCTCTTAGCAAAGACCTGTTTTACCCTTTGGAGCATTCTTAGTGTGATTTTTCAATGTTTGATAATTACACACCCAGCAACGTCACACACCAATCACTTTCTGGCTCTCAGGCTAGACGGTTTCAATCTGGGAGGAGGTGCAGGTTCAGAGGATACTGGGCCTTGAAACACCTCAGCGGGTGCGTCCAACTGTTAACCACAGGTAACAAGCTGCCCTTAACACACATTACTCTTTCAACCATTTCTTCAGTGTTAGCTGAATCCCAATTTTAAGGTTGTCAGTGTCCTGGACGTGATAGTGTCCAGtcagcagctccctctggtACCTGCCACAGTTCATACTGGACTTTATGGAAACAGTTGTGATACACTGTTGAGTCCAGGCACATACTACATCATGTAAAACAAAGccatgtgtgtttctctgttcatgTGTGTCAAATATGGCCGTCCACTTTATCAGTTCAACCTGCTTCTCTGCTCTCGTCCAGCAGCATGACTGGCAAGCACTTGATCAGATGTTTATGTCCCGGACATCTGTGGGCGTAGTCGAGAGGTCCTGCCCCTCGCCGATGCTCTTAGTTTCCATGGTAACtgagtgttgctgctgctgtgcctgtCTGAGACTGGTTTCCAGCAGCGACTCGATTTGTTCCTGACACGCCCGGAGACAGTCCTGAGGAGTGAGAGTTCAGGTTAGCTTGAAAATCAGAGGTTGCATCAACGCTGTGAGTGTGGCTGTAATGTGTGCTGATTGAGTCATGGACAGATGTACCCACCGGGTCGCTCCTGATGGTCTGTGCCAGCTGCTCCGTCAGTTTCTGAGACATCGCAGTGTTGCCCACCATTCTCATCTGTAAACCCTGCATTGCTGCCACCATGCTGCCTGCTGCTATCATGGACGGAGGGCTCGCTATGAATTTAACATCTGAGAAGCGTCATAATGAAACTTAGTGTTAGTATGGCACCTTTATTAAACAGCTGTTGAATAATAAAAGAACCAACtaataacaaaaacactcaGAATTCACACGTTATAGTCAAAGGTGTTGCACACCCTGTGTTCAAACAGTGCAGGGGGCTGTGCTGGTGGCGGTGTGTTGTTTAATGTATGGAGGATTGGATCGGATCTTCGTGTATATTTGATAAGATGTTCTTTCAGCTACAGACAGTGTGAGACACAGGAGCCTGTGTAGGACCTGAAGTTATCTTTTTACAAACTATGTTTTTTAGTTGATTTTTCCATGCGCTTTTGTTGGTTTGGAGTTGTGTCAGATAAGGCGTTTATTGCCTCCTCTGCAATATTTTCCCCTTTGAGGTGAGCCACTCTGTACTGTTTAACTCCCAGAACACAAGACCTACTCTGCCCCTGATTAGTGGCAGCTACGGCTGACCTGTCATCAGATCGACTGACTGGTCAGTACACGTTCCACCATTATTTCACTGAGTCgttttttttatgatgcagAAACTACATATCTGTCAGAGAGAATACTGCACAGCTAAAGATGACGTTACCAAGTGGCTTAGTGGAAGTGGCACTGTCTTTGTAAACAGAGCTAATGGGGAAACCGCCCAAGACAAATGTCCCCCTTATACAAACACAGTCATGTATGTAATATAGACCTATGCATACCTGTGGCACACAGCGCCACAAAGGTCTGGGCGTGCTTCCTGAGTATGGGCCTGTGCTCTCTCCTGACATGCagctgagacaggaagtggtcaATGAAGTCAAGAGGGGTTACCGAAGCCAGGTCCCACTTCAGCTTGTTCAAAACCAGCAGCTCCATTTGCTGTGAGTAGatgtggacagagagagggacagaaggaCAGGTTCAAGTGTGATCCAAACAGACAGATGCATGGATTAACAAAGATGgtgatggatgttttttgtcCACTTTGCAGATTTCTGGCTTTAAGGTAGCACtggaggaaaggtcagaggGTCATCAGGTCCCCCTCTGGGGACCTTGAATGTCTCTAGTGAACCTTTTGAAAATACCACACTGTTTTTTTACCGATGACATTAGATCATAGTGTCCCTACTCAGAGTGCTGTAATGTGCTGGTCACTACTAATTGACCTACCAGCAGCTGAGTAGTCGTGATAGAGTTGTCCGTGTAGATGCAGAGTTTCTCAGCAGTGAGCGGCATTGTCTCCTTCAGTTTGGATGCCAGGAACATACAGGCAGCCCCCAATAACTGCAGATGGTTCTTCTTGGTGGGTTCCACTGACAGGAAACGGTCCATGTAGTTCATAGCCAGAGGGAAAACCTCCTCCTCACACTTCTGCTCCTCACACACCTGCAAAGACAAACCGGACAACAATACTGTTAATAAATACGGCGTCCTGATCAACGTTGTTAGAAAATTCACTGTTACCACTATCACGGCAATCCTGGGCCTCATGTTACTTTACCCTGTAAAAGTGATGTCAGTGAGTGAGgtatacacattttaaatgtggaGAAAAGAGGGCACTGGCATCTGTTTTGTCAGATACTCAGAGTTCAAGTATTATAATTGTGCATTCCCTTCACCTACATGCTTCACTGAGTATAGAATTCATTTttactgcacacactgcacGCAAAAGAAGTCATAAAACAGTGTGAAGCCTGTATAACCTTCACAAAATCCTATTTTCAGGACTCAGTTTCCATCAATACACTGCAAAGAAAAGATGCCTCTGAgaagaaatgatctgttttcTAACAACTATTTGTGAAATGTGAGAATGCTTTGAGATGGCTTGGTTAGGATCGTGAATCCAAGACTGAGACATGGTGTGAGCAGTGCAGGCAGTGAGGTTTACTGGGAACAATTTGGCAGACTTTGGCAAGTATGCCAGATATGTCATGACAATATATATAACAAGAAACTAACATAAAAACTGTCACTAAATAACCAGAACAATTACACTGATTGACAAAACTTATTTGTCACATGACCATTTGATTAATTAAGTTTATTCACAACCAAAAGGAAACATCGCTTGTTGCAACTTTAACATGatatttttgttgctttacTTTTATTAACTCAAATCTCTTTGCAAAAAACAAGTAAggcaaaataatttcatttaattctaGGCGGAAACCGATTTCTTTGACTCAATTAACCTATAGGTGATGTGAgatcagtggtggaggaagtattctgATCGTTCAGATCACCTGaatcatttacttaagtacaagtaccaacctgtaataaaaaaaagtcctgcattgaaaatggtcagtataatcaggaaaatgtacttaatgtacttttgtttgtaaaaaaacattggaaatagtgagagagtgagagttcAATGATTAGTTGctaatacattttctgtcaattgatcaattgattaatcaacaaatcatttcagctgttctTGTATTAACTGTTGGGTTaattcttttttatattttctatttcagaaacttttcaggtgttttgtgtgtgaaaatcttAATATGTAAAATAACTAGTCATTAAAGCAGTCAGATAGGCCCAGAAGGAGAGAGTAACAACAAAGAGTACCTGTACCTCAAATCTGTACTTACatacagtgcttgagtaaaggtacttagttactttccaccactatGTGACATACATCTATTCTTCAGTAGTGGGGAGCAACATAAAAAAGCAGTGAGTCCAGAAGGCTTCAGAAACAGTGTTGCCCTCATGGATTAGTGGTGGGGGTCTGTCATTGCAGGAGAAAAACCAAGACTGAGCAGCATCGTGCAAACACACGACAAGCACAAGACtgcgtttaaaaaaaaaacgaaaaacagCCATGATCATGTACAGTGAGCGTCCCTGTAAGTGTATGACAGGCCCATAAAGCTGAAGAAATGTTAATTACAGGCCTACTGGAAGGACATGGAGCGTCACTAGTGGCGAAGCTGGAGAAGTTCCTCACGAGCCCCCAACACAAAGGCAGCGCGTGGTCTGCTTAGACTGGCAGCTCGCAACATTTTCCGACAATGTCTTAATCATATTTCTGCGTTATTTAACTCTATTCTAAGGCATGCATTCTCTGTGGACCTGAATTTATTTAAGTTAAGCGGGCATGGGAGCGTAT of Chelmon rostratus isolate fCheRos1 chromosome 6, fCheRos1.pri, whole genome shotgun sequence contains these proteins:
- the LOC121608312 gene encoding G1/S-specific cyclin-D1-like — translated: METQLLCCEGDRPAIRRAYRDSNLLTDRVLHALLRAEDKYLPSPNYFKCVQREIAPYMRRIVATWILEVCEEQKCEEEVFPLAMNYMDRFLSVEPTKKNHLQLLGAACMFLASKLKETMPLTAEKLCIYTDNSITTTQLLQMELLVLNKLKWDLASVTPLDFIDHFLSQLHVRREHRPILRKHAQTFVALCATDVKFIASPPSMIAAGSMVAAMQGLQMRMVGNTAMSQKLTEQLAQTIRSDPDCLRACQEQIESLLETSLRQAQQQQHSVTMETKSIGEGQDLSTTPTDVRDINI